Proteins encoded within one genomic window of Gallus gallus isolate bGalGal1 chromosome 1, bGalGal1.mat.broiler.GRCg7b, whole genome shotgun sequence:
- the H1F0 gene encoding histone H5, producing MTESLVLSPAPAKPKRVKASRRSASHPTYSEMIAAAIRAEKSRGGSSRQSIQKYIKSHYKVGHNADLQIKLSIRRLLAAGVLKQTKGVGASGSFRLAKSDKAKRSPGKKKKAVRRSTSPKKAARPRKARSPAKKPKATARKARKKSRASPKKAKKPKTVKAKSRKASKAKKVKRSKPRAKSGARKSPKKK from the coding sequence ATGACGGAGAGCCTGGTCCTATCCCCAGCCCCAGCCAAGCCCAAGCGGGTGAAGGCATCGCGGCGCTCGGCATCGCACCCCACCTACTCGGAGATGATCGCGGCGGCCATCCGTGCGGAAAAGAGCCGCGGCGGCTCCTCGCGGCAGTCCATCCAGAAGTACATCAAGAGCCACTACAAGGTGGGCCACAACGCCGATCTGCAGATCAAGCTCTCCATCCGACGTCTCCTGGCTGCCGGCGTCCTCAAGCAGACCAAAGGGGTCGGGGCCTCCGGCTCCTTCCGCTTGGCCAAGAGCGACAAGGCCAAGAGGTCCCCcgggaagaagaagaaggccGTCAGGAGGTCCACGTCTCCCAAGAAGGCAGCGAGGCCCAGGAAGGCCAGGTCACCGGCCAAGAAGCCCAAAGCCACCGCCAGGAAGGCCAGGAAGAAGTCGCGGGCAAGCCCCAAGAAGGCCAAGAAGCCAAAGACTGTTAAGGCCAAGTCGCGGAAGGCCTCCAAGGCCAAGAAGGTGAAACGGTCGAAACCCAGAGCCAAGTCTGGCGCCCGGAAATCGCCCAAGAAGAAGTGA
- the ANKRD54 gene encoding ankyrin repeat domain-containing protein 54 isoform X2, producing MATTWTQQLLEDGTDPCAADDKGRTALHFASCNGNDHIVQLLLDHGADPNQRDGLGNTPLHLAACTNHVPVITTLLRGGARVDALDRAGRTPLHLAKSKLNILQEGISHSLEAVRLEVKQIIQMLREYLDRLGRHEQKEQLDDLCSKLQMTSTKEQVDEVTDLLASFTSLSLQMQMEKR from the exons ATGGCAACGACCTGGACACAG CAACTCCTGGAGGATGGAACTGAcccctgtgctgcagatgaCAAAGGCCGGACAGCCCTCCACTTCGCCTCCTGCAATGGCAACGATCACATTG TGCAACTGCTTCTGGATCACGGGGCTGACCCAAATCAAAGAGACGGGCTGGGAAACACTCCCTTACACTTGG ctgcctgcacgAACCATGTTCCTGTCATCACCACGCTGCTGCGCGGAG GGGCCAGAGTCGATGCCTTGGATCGAGCTGGCAGAACCCCACTGCACCTCGCGAAGTCGAAGCTAAACATCTTACAGGAAGGAATCTCCCACAGCCTGGAGGCAGTACGCCTTGAAGTGAAACAG ATTATCCAGATGTTGCGGGAATACCTGGACCGTCTGGGGAGGCATGAGCAAAAGGAACAGCTGGATGACCTCTGCTCTAAGCTACAGATGACCAGCACAAAGGAGCAG GTGGATGAGGTTACAGACCTCCTGGCCAGCTTCACATCACTCAGCCTGCAgatgcagatggagaagagGTAA
- the LOC693258 gene encoding noggin 4 precursor translates to MQDPCFYLLLFLCLLPLPLGATSLEDPRDPLPPPLSTSDPTAHLLRGRPSAPVRPYSLSLSPEDYRYAPKPRHLRPGRLRRLLGPAFDPFWMSSEEPLGRNLSAKEDLETMSRELADSSGRYRRKLWREVEGMELPPELPADMARLLRRWLVERASCRLTSAWVDLGPVFWPRWVRHTACRTGPPACSWPPGMACRPAQLTHLKLLAWHCWAARPPGPPHCAWRQVPYPVVVACKCSCR, encoded by the coding sequence ATGCAGGACCCCTGCTTCTACCTCCTGCTattcctctgcctgctgccactgccactGGGTGCCACCAGCCTGGAAGACCCCCGGGACCCACTGCCACCGCCGCTCAGCACTTCCGACCCTACTGCTCACCTGCTGCGTGGCCGCCCCTCGGCCCCGGTGCGGCCCTACAGCCTCTCGCTGTCCCCCGAGGACTATCGCTACGCTCCCAAGCCTCGCCACCTGCGGCCCGGCCGACTGCGCCGGCTGCTGGGCCCAGCCTTTGACCCCTTCTGGATGTCGTCCGAAGAACCGCTAGGCCGCAACCTCAGCGCCAAGGAGGATCTGGAAACCATGAGCCGGGAGCTGGCAGATAGCAGCGGGCGCTACCGCCGCAAGCTGTGGAGGGAGGtggaggggatggagctgcCCCCCGAGCTGCCCGCCGACATGGCACGGCTCCTACGGCGCTGGCTGGTGGAGAGAGCCTCGTGTCGCCTCACCTCCGCATGGGTGGACCTGGGGCCCGTCTTCTGGCCCCGCTGGGTGCGGCACACCGCCTGCAGGACCGGCCCTCCCGCCTGCTCGTGGCCCCCAGGCATGGCCTGCCGCCCGGCCCAGCTCACTCACCTCAAGCTGCTggcctggcactgctgggccGCCCGGCCGCCCGGCCCCCCACACTGCGCCTGGCGACAGGTCCCCTACCCCGTGGTGGTGGCCTGCAAGTGCTCCTGCCGCTGA
- the GCAT gene encoding 2-amino-3-ketobutyrate coenzyme A ligase, mitochondrial: MWRGAAVRAVRGIGSSRAASGAAAAQLRRWLEGELEGIRGAGTWKSERVIASRQGPHLRLAGGGAGILNFCANNYLGLSSHPQVIRAAVQALEEFGAGLSSVRFICGTQSIHKDLEEKIARFHQREDAILYASCFDANAGIFEALLTPEDAVLSDELNHASIIDGIRLCKANKYRYKHMDMHDLEAKLQDAQKHRLRLVATDGAFSMDGDIAPLREICQLAQKYDALVFIDECHATGFLGPNGRGTDELLGVMDKVTIINSTLGKALGGAAGGYTTGPKPLIDLLRQRSRPYLFSNSLPPAVVGCASKALDLLMESNAIAQSMAAKTQRFRSKMTAAGFTISGKDHPICPVMLGDARLAAVMAEDMLSRGIYVIGFSYPVVPKGKARIRVQISAVHSDEDIDRCVEAFIEVGRKHGALP; the protein is encoded by the exons ATGTGGCGCGGAGCTGCGGTGCGTGCGGTGCGGGGTATCGGGAGTTCCCGGGCCGCTTCGGGGGCGGCGGCAGCGCAGCTCCGGCGGTGGCTGGAGGGAGAGCTAGAGGGGATCCGCGGTGCCGGCACCTGGAAGAGCGAGAGAGTCATCGCCTCCCGCCAGGGCCCGCACCTCCGGCTGGCGGGTGGCGGAGCCG GGATCCTCAACTTCTGCGCCAACAACTACCTGGGGCTCTCCAGCCACCCGCAGGTGATCCGCGCCGCCGTGCAGGCCCTGGAGGAGTTCGGTGCTGGGCTCAGCTCTGTTCGCTTCATCTGCGGCACACAG AGCATACACAAGGACCTGGAGGAGAAGATCGCACGCTTCCACCAGCGGGAGGATGCCATTCTCTATGCCAGCTGCTTCGATGCCAACGCTGGCATCTTTGAG GCTCTGCTGACCCCGGAGGATGCGGTGCTGTCGGATGAGCTGAACCATGCCTCCATCATCGATGGGATCCGCCTCTGTAAGGCCAACAAGTACCGCTACAAGCATATGGACATGCATGACTTGGAGGCTAAGCTGCAGGACGCACAG AAACACCGCCTACGGCTGGTGGCCACCGATGGTGCCTTCTCCATGGACGGTGACATCGCGCCCCTGAGGGAGATCTGCCAGCTGGCCCAGAAGTATGATGCCTTAGTCTTTATTGACGAGTGCCATGCCACAGGCTTCCTTGGTCCCAATGGCCG GGGTACCGATGAGCTCTTGGGAGTGATGGACAAGGTCACCATCATCAACTCTACCCTGGGAAAAGCTcttggaggagctgcag GCGGGTACACAACAGGCCCCAAACCCCTCATCGATTTGCTCCGCCAGCGCTCCCGCCCCTACCTCTTCTCCAACAGCCTGCCCCCCGCCGTGGTGGGCTGTGCCTCCAAGGCCCTGGACCTGCTCATGGAGAGCAACGCCATCGCACAATCCATGGCTGCCAAGACCCAACG GTTCAGGAGCAAGATGACGGCAGCTGGCTTCACCATCTCTGGAAAGGACCACCCCATCTGCCCCGTCATGCTAGGGGATGCCCGGCTGGCTGCGGTGATGGCTGAGGACATGCTGAGCAGAG GCATTTACGTCATTGGCTTCAGCTACCCTGTGGTCCCCAAGGGCAAAGCCCGCATTCGGGTCCAAATCTCGGCCGTGCATAGTGACGAGGACATCGACCGCTGTGTGGAAGCCTTCATCGAGGTGGGACGGAAACACGGAGCACTGCCTTGA
- the GALR3 gene encoding galanin receptor type 3, with amino-acid sequence MPGGWNASSDSPELPAAGIIVPVVFSLIFLLGTVGNGLVLAVLLRNGQVKYNTTNLFILNLAVADLCFIICCVPFQATIYTLDGWLFGAFACKAVHFLIYLTMYASSFTLATVSIDRYLAIRYPLKSRDLRTTQNAGVAIVVIWLLSLLFAGPYLSYYQIVHYHGVPICVPVWEDQRRKILDILTFVVGYLLPVTVVSLAYARTIKFLWTSVDPIERISESRKAKRKVTRMIVAVAILFCLCWLPHHLVILCFWFGHFPFNRATYACRLASHCLSYANSCLNPIVYALVSKHFRKRFKQVFTCLIFQNKNKKKRNGNKVHMVTLGKGFTNSTGGFFGGNTELTRVPKENSRKRDTEGANHARAWTHQPQEVQKELLEEESLVTTGHPLAKTPPRRPQECLAVDYK; translated from the exons ATGCCAGGGGGCTGGAATGCCTCCTCTGacagcccagagctgccagcCGCAGGGATCATCGTGCCTGTCGTCTTCTCCCTCATCTTTCTTCTGGGCACTGTTGGGAACGGACTGGtgctggccgtgctgctgcGGAACGGCCAAGTGAAGTACAACACCACCAACCTCTTCATCCTCAACCTGGCCGTGGCTGACCTCTGTTTCATCATTTGCTGTGTCCCCTTCCAAGCCACCATTTACACCCTGGATGGGTGGCTCTTTGGGGCCTTTGCCTGCAAAGCTGTGCATTTCCTGATCTACCTCACCATGTACGCCAGCAGCTTCACCCTGGCTACAGTCTCCATTGACAG GTACCTGGCCATTCGCTATCCACTGAAGTCCCGGGATCTCCGCACTACCCAAAATGCAGGAGTGGCCATTGTAGTGATTTGGTTGCTATCACTACTCTTTGCAGGACCTTACCTCAGTTACTACCAGATTGTCCATTACCATGGGGTGCCCATCTGCGTCCCTGTCTGGGAGGACCAACGCCGGAAGATTCTGGACATCCTTACGTTTGTAGTTGGATACCTCTTACCCGTGACTGTAGTGAGCCTGGCATACGCCAGGACCATCAAGTTCCTGTGGACCTCTGTAGACCCTATAGAGAGGATTTCAGAGTCCCGGAAGGCCAAGCGTAAGGTCACCAGGATGATTGTGGCTGTGGCCATCCTGTTCTGCCTCTGCTGGCTTCCACACCATCTGGTTATCCTGTGCTTCTGGTTTGGCCACTTCCCTTTCAACCGAGCCACTTATGCCTGCCGCCTGGCTTCCCACTGCCTTTCATATGCCAATTCCTGCCTCAACCCTATCGTCTACGCGCTCGTCTCCAAGCATTTCCGAAAGCGTTTCAAGCAGGTCTTCACCTGCCTCATCTTCCAgaacaagaacaagaagaagagaaatggaaataaagtcCATATGGTCACTCTGGGCAAAGGTTTCACTAACAGCACTGGAGGCTTCTTTGGAGGCAACACTGAGCTGACTCGGGTCCCAAAGGAGAACAGTAGGAAGAGGGACACTGAAGGTGCCAACCATGCCAGAGCATGGACTCACCAGCCACAAGAGGTTcagaaggagctgctggaggaggaaagcTTGGTAACAACTGGCCATCCTTTAGCCAAGACCCCTCCAAGAAGGCCCCAGGAGTGTCTGGCTGTTGATTACAAGTGA
- the ANKRD54 gene encoding ankyrin repeat domain-containing protein 54 isoform X1, giving the protein MEGGGGAAAESAAGTESEPALGAGVALGGAVGAPLGYLHVLWQREEPAGKIPARRLRRAARLHRRLGPTGKESHALKRLREAANGNDLDTVQQLLEDGTDPCAADDKGRTALHFASCNGNDHIVQLLLDHGADPNQRDGLGNTPLHLAACTNHVPVITTLLRGGARVDALDRAGRTPLHLAKSKLNILQEGISHSLEAVRLEVKQIIQMLREYLDRLGRHEQKEQLDDLCSKLQMTSTKEQVDEVTDLLASFTSLSLQMQMEKR; this is encoded by the exons ATGGAGGGCGGTGGCGGGGCCGCGGCCGAGTCCGCTGCGGGGACGGAGTCGGAGCCGGCTCTGGGAGCCGGGGTGGCGCTCGGAGGGGCGGTGGGAGCCCCCCTCGGCTACCTGCACGTCCTGTGGCAGCGGGAGGAGCCCGCCGGCAAGATCCCGGCCCGCCGCCTGCGCAGGGCCGCCCGCCTCCACCGCCGCCTGGGGCCTACGGGCAAGGAGAGCCACG CTCTGAAGAGGCTGCGTGAGGCTGCCAATGGCAACGACCTGGACACAG TGCAGCAACTCCTGGAGGATGGAACTGAcccctgtgctgcagatgaCAAAGGCCGGACAGCCCTCCACTTCGCCTCCTGCAATGGCAACGATCACATTG TGCAACTGCTTCTGGATCACGGGGCTGACCCAAATCAAAGAGACGGGCTGGGAAACACTCCCTTACACTTGG ctgcctgcacgAACCATGTTCCTGTCATCACCACGCTGCTGCGCGGAG GGGCCAGAGTCGATGCCTTGGATCGAGCTGGCAGAACCCCACTGCACCTCGCGAAGTCGAAGCTAAACATCTTACAGGAAGGAATCTCCCACAGCCTGGAGGCAGTACGCCTTGAAGTGAAACAG ATTATCCAGATGTTGCGGGAATACCTGGACCGTCTGGGGAGGCATGAGCAAAAGGAACAGCTGGATGACCTCTGCTCTAAGCTACAGATGACCAGCACAAAGGAGCAG GTGGATGAGGTTACAGACCTCCTGGCCAGCTTCACATCACTCAGCCTGCAgatgcagatggagaagagGTAA